Genomic DNA from Paenibacillus sp. KS-LC4:
AAATACCAAACCCGCTTGAGCATTGTCAAGTGAGTTTGGCATTTTTAGTTAGCCTATTTTATTTTTAGCCACTTATTTAGGTCAAGTATCCAGCTATGGGTGGGTTTAGACAAGGGATCGCTTCCTTTTTTATGGACTGAGCTTCCGCTATTTTGAATTTCGATCCCATTTCTGGCTTTAAGCGGACAGGAGATCCACTATTGCCTGCATTATTTACTCAAAATGACGATAGGTAACACATTAGCGGCGCATGAGTCCGCAACCTAAGCCAAAGCAGCAATTATAATAAATTAGCGGCTGGTGTGTCCTATAGGACTGCCTTCGTGTCACCTTGCATCTTTGTATCTTTATATCTTTGTGAATGAAACATGTCCCTGAAGCGAGCAGCAAGAAGCTGTCACTTGGCAAGAACGAATTTTAGTAATGGAAGTACAAGCCGCTATTCCAGCTCTCTCAGCACAGCGATTTCATCGCAAGCATTTTGCTTCGGACAATTGACGCAATCGGTCCATACCTTTTCCGGGAAAATTTCTTTATCGACGACCGTAAACCCATTCCGCAGAAAAAAAGCGACCTCATACGTCAGCGCCATTACCTTCGTAATGCCCTGTTCCTTCGCCGCAGCGAGCAAGCCGTCAACGAGCTTGCTGCCTATGCCCAGACCCTTGTAGCCATCCGACATCCCCAGTGACCGGATCTCCACCAAATTATCGCCGAGCTTCGTCAGTGAGCCGCAGCCGACTACCTGGTCGCCTACTTCCGCTACAATAAAAGAATTTATCGAATACTCAAGCATATACCGGGTACGGGGCAGCATGATCCCTTTCTCTGCATAGCCTTGAATTAAATCAAACAATACGTCAACATCATCTTTGGTTGCTTTTCTGCACACTGCCTGCAAGCTGTCCATTAGTTTCATGCTGCTCCCCCCATCCGGTGCTTGTTTCATCACCCTAATCACATCATTGAATAAATATACAACATCACGCATGTTTTCTCAATAGGTAATTTAAAAAACGGTTCATATTAATTTTCATAACTGTCCAGCTACATTTTCATAACTGTCCAGCTCTAGCTAAACTTCCAAACCAATAAACGAACCAAACACCTCGTTGCCAAGCAATACGCCTTTATCCGTCAGCCGATAACCCGTACCACGCTCATCCTCTAAGCGCTCCAGCAGGCCATCATGCAAATGCTTGTCAATGATCGGGCCAAAGTAGCTTTCCAGCAGCTTCCCAGCAAACTGCCGGGTGAAATCAGCTGTCCGAATGCCATCGAGCAAGCGCAGGCCGACCATCATAAAGTCCTCCATCGCCTCTAGCTCGGAAATCGTCTCCGTATCAAGCCGCGGCAGACGCGACAGCGTAGCGTCGATATAGGGCTGTACCCCCTTGATATTAACATGGCGCTCGCGATTTGCGTACCCATGCGCACCGGCTCCAAGTCCATAATAAGGCTCGTTGCGCCAGTAGGTTGAGTTATGCTTGCTCTCATAGCCTGGGCGTGCAAAATTGCTTATTTCATAATGCTGATAGCCGCCAGCCTTAAGCTGCTCAATCAGCAGCAAGTACATATTTAAATCCTCATCCTCTGTCGGCAGCGGCAGCTCATTGCGCTCATACAGCTTGTGGAACAGCGTGTTTTCCTCCACTTTAAGGCTGTACAGCGAATAATGCGGCAGCTCAAGCGCTAGCGCCTTCTGCACGCTGTCCGCAAGCAGCTCAACCGTCTGCCCCGGCAAGCCAAACATGAGGTCGATCGACAAATTCGTGAAGCCTGCGGCTCTCGCGTTCTCCAAGCTGCGATATACATCCTCTACATTGTGAATGCGGCCGATACGCTCCAGCAGCGTATTATTAAACGATTGCACGCCAAAGCTGATCCGGTTCACCCCGCCAGCATACATCGCCGCAAGCTTATCAGCATCGGTCGTGCCGGGATTGGCCTCCATCGAAAACTCAACTTCTGGAGACAGCGGAAAATGCTTGCGGACAGCAGCGAGAAACCGCTCCATCTGCGGCGGTGTAAGCACCGTCGGCGTTCCCCCACCTACGAATACGGTGTCGATTTGCTCAGGCGGCAGCACACTGATCGTCCGCTCCATTTCGCGCTCCAGCGCATCCAAATAATCGTCTACCGGCTGACCTTTCAGCACATAAGACGTAAAATCGCAGTAATGGCACTTATTCGTACAAAAAGGGATATGAATATAAAGCGCTCGCGGCGCGTGATGAATCGTCATGCTGTACACCTGCTTTCCTGTGGCAAGGCTCTCTTCAAGCGCCATTCCGTCATGGGAAGTCTGGCTTCTTGCCTATCTCATGATAAAAAGGAGAGCCCGCGGCTCTCCTTCTCCCTCTAGCTTTCGTCGATCTTGAGCACCGCCATGAACGCTTCCTGCGGCACCTCAACGCTGCCGACCTGCTTCATGCGCTTCTTGCCCTCTTTTTGCTTCTCAAGCAGCTTGCGCTTCCGGCTAATGTCGCCGCCGTAACATTTGGCAAGTACGTTTTTGCGCATCGCCTTAACGGTTTCACGGGCAATAACCTTAGTACCTAACGATGCTTGAATCGGCACCTCGAACATTTGACGCGGGATGAGCTCCTTCATCTTCTGGCAGATGATCCGTCCGCGGAAGAACGCCCGGTCGCGGTGAACGATAACCGACAATGCATCGACCTGTTCGCCATTCAGCATAATATCCATCTTCACAAGGTTGGACTTGCGGTAGCCGGATACTTCATAGTCAAAGGAGGCATAGCCCTTCGTGCTGGATTTCAACTGGTCGAAGAAATCATATACAATTTCCGAAAGTGGAATTTCATACGTAATCGTGACGCGGTTCGTATCCAAATATTCCATGTTCACGAACTCGCCGCGCTTGTTCTGGCACAAATCCATAATGGCGCCGACATAATCATTCGGTACGATAATGGCTGCTTTGACGTAAGGCTCCTCAATAAAATCAAGCTTGCCCTGCTCTGGTAGATTGGACGGATTGTCGATGCTCATGACCGTTCCATCCGTCAGCGTCACCTGATAAATAACGCTTGGCGCCGTCGTAATAAGCGGAATGTTGAATTCACGCTCAATACGCTCTTGGATAATTTCCATATGGAGCAAACCCAAGAAACCGCAGCGGAAGCCGAAGCCTAGTGCCGTCGACGTTTCCGGCTCGTAGCGCAGCGAAGCATCATTCAGCTCAAGCTTCTCAAGCGCTTCGCGCAAATCGTTATAATCCTGTGTTTCAATCGGATATAATCCGCAGAATACCATTGGATTAATGCGGCGGTAGCCTGGTAATGCTTCCGGTGCCGGTCGCTTCGCCTCAGTTACGGTATCACCGACACGCGTGTCTTTTACATTTTTAATACCGGCAACGACGAAGCCTACATCACCGACAGCGAGCTCGTCCACGATACCCATACGCGGCATAAACGCTCCGACCTCAATAACCTCAAACTCAGCACCAGTCGCCATAAAACGAATTTTCTTGCCCGCTTTAATGCTGCCGTCAATAACTCGAACGTAAACGATAACGCCTTTGTATGCATCGTAGTGAGAGTCAAAAATCAGCGCCTTCAGCGGCTGATCAGGATCACCTGTAGGAGCTGGAACCTTTGAAACGACCTGCTCCAAAATCTCCTTAATGCCAATGCCTGCCTTCGCCGAAGCATGAACCGCCTCGCTTGCATCCAGCCCGATAACATCCTCAATCTCCTGCTTGACGCGATCTGGCTCTGCGCTTGGCAAGTCGATTTTGTTGATGACGGGAAGAATTTCGAGATTGTTGTCGAGTGCCAAATATACATTGGCAAGCGTCTGCGCCTCAATTCCTTGCGCAGCGTCTACAACGAGCAGCGCGCCCTCGCAAGCAGCAAGACTGCGGGAAACTTCATATGTAAAATCGACGTGTCCAGGCGTATCAATCAAATTGAGCAAGTATTCCACACCGTCATCCGCCTTATAGGACAGACGAACGGCCTGCAGCTTAATTGTAATTCCGCGCTCCCGCTCCAAATCCATTTGGTCCAGCACCTGAGCTTGCATTTCTCGCGAAGTGAGCGCCCCTGTGTATTCCAAAATGCGATCCGCAAGCGTAGACTTCCCGTGGTCAATATGCGCGATAATCGAGAAGTTTCTAATTTTCTTTTGTCGGTCACGTACGTCAGCCATGCCTAACCCCCACACCATCCAATATTGCTAATCATTCTTTCCATTATATCAGCAATGGAGAGCGCCAGCAATGCGATTGCCGAAATTCCGGCAGAGCGCCTTCGTTAATTCGTCACCTTTTCAAATAAATCCACAATAAACGCCATGCTTCCGGTCGAAAAAGATTGCAGTAAGCCTGCCGTGCCATCAGCCAGCTTATTGACCGAGGGCTCCTGATTTTCATACGGCATGCCCGGCAGTCGATCGCCATAGAGCGCATTTTGCTCAGCGAGCTTCCGCACCTCAGCCAGCTCCCTCTCAAGCTCAGATATTTTGCGCGAAGCGGCATCCGACATGCCGTCAATCGGCTGTGCTTCACGCCTATCTGTTCCGCTGACTCCCATTTCCGCGCCTTGTCTAACAATTGCATCTACAGGGATGACAGAGGAAGCACCGGTCTCCTCAATCGGCCCGTAAACCCGTTCAATGCCTGAGGAGGACATTTCAATGCCGTACAAGATAACAAAAACGAGCACCCCGCCGATGATCGCCCATTTAAATGCATCACGCCGCTTTCTCATACCGCGTCCATCCTTTCTACTCCTGATTTGCAAATTAACTTTGCGGAGCTGAAACCTTCTCATCCTGCCAATAAATATCAGCGATTACTTTAGCCAGCACATCTGCGGTGCGATATGACTCTACCAGCGTATTGTCTACTCCACCTACCTCAATTAGCACGCTGTCCGAGGCAAGCGATTGATTATATTCACCATTGCCTGTGGCAGCTGTTTTGCCCCATATCCCCCTGGAAATGCCCGGATACTGCTTTTCCAGCGCCTCATGAATTTTAGTGGCAAATGCCTCATTTTCCTTCCAGTTGGGATTTTTATGACCGATGATAAAATAAACCTGCGCGTAGCTTTTTCCCTTAATCTCGGTCGTCGTATATTTGCGCTTCTGCGAATCGCGATGCAGATCGAATAAAAACTTCAAATTTTTGCTGCTTGCCAGCGCCTCTTTTACCGTCTTCATGGAATATTTATAGGACAGCTCCCATTTGTAATTTTTCATAGCAGTCGGATAATCCGTTTCGGAATGCAAGGCGCCTACCCCGCGCTTCTCAAGCTGCTCTGCAAGCCGCTTGCCGACCAATGTAATGTTCGTTGTGCTGGAATTTGGGTCCTTTGCGCTACCCTTTAGCTCCGGGTACCACGATTCCCGATTATGGGAATGATAGATGAATGCGACCTTCGCTTCTCCCGTAGATGGCTTCGTATTTCCGCTGCCGCTTTGATCCGGCTTGTCCGCCGGATCAACAGCGCTTGGCGGCAGCGATGGCTGCGGCTCCACAATCGGCTGTTCGCCTGCCGCTCCTTCTTCGGCATGCGAAGGTATCGGCTCATTATCCTCTGGCCCAATGGCGGTATCGGTTCCGCTGCCCTTGCGGATGAGGAAGGAATCTCCGGCATTCATGCCGGGAATACCTGCCGCTAACAGGCTTTTGGGCTGGGTAGGATTAATATCCGTCATCAGCCTGACTAGAAAAGCACTTACCTGCGGCACAGACAGATCGCCAGACTGATTGCTGCCCTGATAGGCAGGCAGCTCCATTTCCAGCATATCCCCGAACAAACCGCTAGATACCGCCGCTGCAAAACCCTTCATCGAAGACACCGGCGCAGCAGCCGCTTGACGATGGGCAACTGCCGCAATGCCTATAATGACGAAAAAAATCATCGAACATAAAGAAAGAACAGCGAATGTTCTTCCTGTGACCAGCAATTGCCGAATTTTCCGGCTTCCATACGCCAAATCGAGCAGCATGATTTTCCGTCTCATCGTTTTGCTTACCTCCCGTTTCTGTGCTAGAGCTAACCTGCTGCTATTAATCTATGAACGAGCGGGAGTTAATAGAACCATTTACAGCCTTATTTTAATATGAGAGGATGCTAGATTTAGAAGAACAGGGGCAAAAGAAGAGGGCAACGCTATCGTTTCGGGGATAAAGCTGCGCTGGTCATAAAGGTGAAGCGTACGCTCCTTACTATAAGAAAACGCCATAGAATACCTCTATGTTGAAAGGCGTCCTACGGCGTCTTGCTGTTAATGGGTATAGGCTGCTACATTGTCGGTGTCAACCGCATCGTGCAGCGAAGCATTGAGCCCGCTCGCAATAATGTTCGCGATATCCTCGATAAATTGGTCAATTTCCTTCGGCGTTACGAGCAAATCATGGCCGAGCGGGTGAAGCACCTCTTTGACGAGCTGCAGCCGCTCCTGCTCCTCCAGCTGGTTCATGATGCCGAATACCTGATTGCTGTCGCCCTTGTTCGTTTCAATGTGCTGACGCATCAGCTCCAGCGTATTATTCACAATGGTAGAAGCATATACGACAGTCGGGACCCCGATAGCTATTACCGGAATTCCTAAAATCTCCTTCGTGAGCCCTTTGCGCTTATTGCCGATGCCAGAGCCGGGATGAATGCCGGTATCAGCAATTTGAATCGTCGTGTTCACCCTTTCCACCGCTTTGGATGCAAGTGCATCAACGGCAATAATGACATCGGGCTTCGTCCGCTCGGCAATGCCTTGAATAATGTCGCTGGACTCAATGCCTGTAATGCCTAATACACCAGGTGCAATTGCGCTGACCGCACGATAGCCAGGTGCAACCTGATCGGGCATCAGCTCAAAAAAATGGCGGGTCACCATTACGTTTTCGACAACAATTGGCCCCAGTGCATCCGGCGTCACGTTCCAGTTGCCCAGTCCAACAATAAGCACCCGTGCTGTCTTGCCAACACCGATGCGTTCTAGAAAGGTCTCAAAATGCTTGGCGAACATCGTCGCCACCCGGTTTTGCAGCTCTGTATCCTGCGTACGCAGTCCCGGAACCTCCAGCGTGACGTAGTGGCCCTGCATTTTGCCAATTGCAGCGGCCCCTTGCTCATTTTGGACATGAAGGCTAGTAATGACGATGCCATCCTCATCCTGGCGCTCGGAATAAATGCCCGGAATGACTCCGCCCGACTGCTCGGCCATTTCTTTTGCTTCCAGCGCCAAATCTGTTCGAACGTTATAAGCTTGCAAATCAAGTTGTCCCACCGCATACCCTTCTTCCTTGAAAAATAAATGCTTTCTGCCATTAGTGTTCGCAAGCATTTGGTTTTCATGCGTGCTATTGCTTTTTGGGTATACGCATGATAATATATTTTAAGTTGTGTTATCCAGAATTATAGCGTATGCTAAAGATTGCCTGTGCATATTTCGTAGGAGGTGAAACTCGATGCCAAACATTAAATCCGCAATTAAACGCGTCAAAACGAGCGAAAAACGCCGCGCTTTGAACGCTTCCCAAAAATCCGCGCTTCGTACGGCTGTTAAATCTGCTGACCAAGCTATCGCCGGCACTGATGTAGCTGTTGCTAAAACAGCTCTAATCGCTGCGACGAAAAAATTGGACAAGGCGGTTACTAAAGGCCTGATTCATAAAAATGCGGCTGCCCGCAAAAAATCTCGTCTTGCTAAAAAGCTTAACGCTCTTTCGGCGCAAGCTTAAACCATCCTTGAACAAACAAAAAGGCTGTCTTCCGGTTTCCGGTTGACAGCTTTTTTGTTTGTATATGAGCAGGTTACTTGCCTTTATGCCATCCGTTTTTCCACGCCAAGCGATAATAAATATAGCTCAAGACCAAAGTTTTTATCCAATTGCCCCGTCTTCATCTTATAATCCAAATCGGCAATAGCGGAAAGCAATGCCCCTAGCCGTGACGTCGAAAACTTCCGGCACTTCTCCGCAGCCAGCTTGACCGCATAAGGATGCAGTCCTAGCTGTCCAGCCATTTGCTGCGGTGAATAGCGATGCTGCTCCAGCTCTTTAATTTGCAGCATAATTCGCAGCTGACGGGCAATGAGCGCCGCGATTTTTATCGGCTCCTCGCGTCTGATGAGCAATTGTCTATACAATCGCAGCGACCTGTCCACCTGCAATTCCGCAATGGCATCCACCAATGCGAATACATCCTCTTCCACAGTCGACACCGTCAGCAGCTCCACTTCCTTGCGTCCAATCTGACCGCCAGCACCTGCGTGCAGGCAGAGCTTGTCCACTTCCAGTGCCAGCTGCTGCATATGAGCTCCGACACGTAACAGAAGCAGCTCAGCCGCCTCCGTATCCAGCGTCCGTTTCTGTTCAGCCGCCCGGCGGATAGCCCAGCCCTTCAATTCCGATGCATCCAGCTCTTGAAAAGCAATGAGCGCATTGCGATCCTTCAGCTGCTTGACGAGCTTGCGCCGTTCATCAAGCTTCTCCGCGTGAACTAGAAACAGCATGACCGTTGTTTCAGAAGGATTCTCAATATATTGCTGCAAGCGGTCGGTGCGATGCTCAAGCTTGCCGCCCTCTTTTCCGCCAGCCGCAAATACGACAGCATCTCTAACGATGACCAGCTTGCGTTCAACGAAGAAGGGCAGCGTCTCCGCTTCAAGCACGGCCTCATCCAGCAAACTCTCCGCTGTATCGAATTTGACGATGCCCAGCTCCCGCTCATCGGCGGTGAACATCGCGTCAGCAAGCGTGTCGGCAAACTGCTGAATCCGGTAACGGTCCTTGCCGAAAACGACGTATACAGGGCGAAATCGCTTGCCCTTAATTTCCTTTAATGCCTCTTTCCCATCCAAAGGGTATTCCTCCCTACCTTCTCCTGTGAACGGCAACAAAGGGATGAGCCTGATCGGCTTCATCCCTTTGTCCCTGAACATCTATATAAACATCAGCAGAAAGATCCATGGCTTCTCCTTCTGCTGATGGTCATACGACGATCAAGGCTAACACGTCGCATCTTCTCCCCACTCTTTACCATACGCAGTTAAAGCGGAAAGTGTGCATACACCTGTAGACCCTCAACTAAAATTAATGTGCCGCTTTATCATCCTTGAGCGTATTCAGATCAACTGCATATTTTTCAATGCCGCCTGACTCCAGATGAATTTCATAATTCAATATCTTATTGTCCTCTGACCAGCTCAAATTGGCAATCTGGCCGTTTTTGCGCGCCGTTTCCAGCAGCAGCTTATGATCGCTTGCCTCATAAATCTTAATGGCATAGCCAACAATCTCAGCTGAATAAACGCCATCGGCAGAAACCACTGCGACAGCTGCGAGTGGGGCTTTCTCCGGTTCGTCTGCACGGCCTTCCAATAGTTTGCCATCCTCCTCAGCAGGCGCTTGAGAAATTCTAGTATCTGTACCCGTGTCAGAATTTGCATGGCTGGAATCCGGAGCAGTAAGGCCAGAAGCCGAGCCAACATCAGAAGCTCCAGCTTCGCTGCTGCTATTGCCTACAGCGCTTCCGCCATCTTGATTTGAGTCATCGCCGTCTTGTCCGGCTATGCTCTTCTTAAAACTCATGCCCGTATCAAGCGATTCTGATTTCACTTCACCCGAAGCCTGCGGATCAATAGCCACAAATTGTCGAACCTCCGACGTGTCGTAATTGGCAATCGGGCTATCAGCAGCCGTAGCACTTGCTTCCGTCTGCCTCATATCATCGCTTGATTGCGACCCATCAAACCAGCCCGCGTTATAGGAGATGATAAATGTGCCCGC
This window encodes:
- a CDS encoding N-acetyltransferase: MDSLQAVCRKATKDDVDVLFDLIQGYAEKGIMLPRTRYMLEYSINSFIVAEVGDQVVGCGSLTKLGDNLVEIRSLGMSDGYKGLGIGSKLVDGLLAAAKEQGITKVMALTYEVAFFLRNGFTVVDKEIFPEKVWTDCVNCPKQNACDEIAVLRELE
- the hemW gene encoding radical SAM family heme chaperone HemW, producing the protein MTIHHAPRALYIHIPFCTNKCHYCDFTSYVLKGQPVDDYLDALEREMERTISVLPPEQIDTVFVGGGTPTVLTPPQMERFLAAVRKHFPLSPEVEFSMEANPGTTDADKLAAMYAGGVNRISFGVQSFNNTLLERIGRIHNVEDVYRSLENARAAGFTNLSIDLMFGLPGQTVELLADSVQKALALELPHYSLYSLKVEENTLFHKLYERNELPLPTEDEDLNMYLLLIEQLKAGGYQHYEISNFARPGYESKHNSTYWRNEPYYGLGAGAHGYANRERHVNIKGVQPYIDATLSRLPRLDTETISELEAMEDFMMVGLRLLDGIRTADFTRQFAGKLLESYFGPIIDKHLHDGLLERLEDERGTGYRLTDKGVLLGNEVFGSFIGLEV
- the lepA gene encoding translation elongation factor 4, with product MADVRDRQKKIRNFSIIAHIDHGKSTLADRILEYTGALTSREMQAQVLDQMDLERERGITIKLQAVRLSYKADDGVEYLLNLIDTPGHVDFTYEVSRSLAACEGALLVVDAAQGIEAQTLANVYLALDNNLEILPVINKIDLPSAEPDRVKQEIEDVIGLDASEAVHASAKAGIGIKEILEQVVSKVPAPTGDPDQPLKALIFDSHYDAYKGVIVYVRVIDGSIKAGKKIRFMATGAEFEVIEVGAFMPRMGIVDELAVGDVGFVVAGIKNVKDTRVGDTVTEAKRPAPEALPGYRRINPMVFCGLYPIETQDYNDLREALEKLELNDASLRYEPETSTALGFGFRCGFLGLLHMEIIQERIEREFNIPLITTAPSVIYQVTLTDGTVMSIDNPSNLPEQGKLDFIEEPYVKAAIIVPNDYVGAIMDLCQNKRGEFVNMEYLDTNRVTITYEIPLSEIVYDFFDQLKSSTKGYASFDYEVSGYRKSNLVKMDIMLNGEQVDALSVIVHRDRAFFRGRIICQKMKELIPRQMFEVPIQASLGTKVIARETVKAMRKNVLAKCYGGDISRKRKLLEKQKEGKKRMKQVGSVEVPQEAFMAVLKIDES
- a CDS encoding stage II sporulation protein P; its protein translation is MRRKIMLLDLAYGSRKIRQLLVTGRTFAVLSLCSMIFFVIIGIAAVAHRQAAAAPVSSMKGFAAAVSSGLFGDMLEMELPAYQGSNQSGDLSVPQVSAFLVRLMTDINPTQPKSLLAAGIPGMNAGDSFLIRKGSGTDTAIGPEDNEPIPSHAEEGAAGEQPIVEPQPSLPPSAVDPADKPDQSGSGNTKPSTGEAKVAFIYHSHNRESWYPELKGSAKDPNSSTTNITLVGKRLAEQLEKRGVGALHSETDYPTAMKNYKWELSYKYSMKTVKEALASSKNLKFLFDLHRDSQKRKYTTTEIKGKSYAQVYFIIGHKNPNWKENEAFATKIHEALEKQYPGISRGIWGKTAATGNGEYNQSLASDSVLIEVGGVDNTLVESYRTADVLAKVIADIYWQDEKVSAPQS
- the gpr gene encoding GPR endopeptidase, with protein sequence MGQLDLQAYNVRTDLALEAKEMAEQSGGVIPGIYSERQDEDGIVITSLHVQNEQGAAAIGKMQGHYVTLEVPGLRTQDTELQNRVATMFAKHFETFLERIGVGKTARVLIVGLGNWNVTPDALGPIVVENVMVTRHFFELMPDQVAPGYRAVSAIAPGVLGITGIESSDIIQGIAERTKPDVIIAVDALASKAVERVNTTIQIADTGIHPGSGIGNKRKGLTKEILGIPVIAIGVPTVVYASTIVNNTLELMRQHIETNKGDSNQVFGIMNQLEEQERLQLVKEVLHPLGHDLLVTPKEIDQFIEDIANIIASGLNASLHDAVDTDNVAAYTH
- the rpsT gene encoding 30S ribosomal protein S20, which translates into the protein MPNIKSAIKRVKTSEKRRALNASQKSALRTAVKSADQAIAGTDVAVAKTALIAATKKLDKAVTKGLIHKNAAARKKSRLAKKLNALSAQA
- the holA gene encoding DNA polymerase III subunit delta, giving the protein MDGKEALKEIKGKRFRPVYVVFGKDRYRIQQFADTLADAMFTADERELGIVKFDTAESLLDEAVLEAETLPFFVERKLVIVRDAVVFAAGGKEGGKLEHRTDRLQQYIENPSETTVMLFLVHAEKLDERRKLVKQLKDRNALIAFQELDASELKGWAIRRAAEQKRTLDTEAAELLLLRVGAHMQQLALEVDKLCLHAGAGGQIGRKEVELLTVSTVEEDVFALVDAIAELQVDRSLRLYRQLLIRREEPIKIAALIARQLRIMLQIKELEQHRYSPQQMAGQLGLHPYAVKLAAEKCRKFSTSRLGALLSAIADLDYKMKTGQLDKNFGLELYLLSLGVEKRMA
- a CDS encoding zf-HC2 domain-containing protein, translating into MNCQEVMEYMQRELDGDLDEYERATMTSHFKQCPDCAAMFERLKNLSAELENLPHVTPSYSLVDAIMPQLEQLAFEAAGSAPEPQETATPKRRKTPNRVASFKLRQLTGVVAACLVAGTFIISYNAGWFDGSQSSDDMRQTEASATAADSPIANYDTSEVRQFVAIDPQASGEVKSESLDTGMSFKKSIAGQDGDDSNQDGGSAVGNSSSEAGASDVGSASGLTAPDSSHANSDTGTDTRISQAPAEEDGKLLEGRADEPEKAPLAAVAVVSADGVYSAEIVGYAIKIYEASDHKLLLETARKNGQIANLSWSEDNKILNYEIHLESGGIEKYAVDLNTLKDDKAAH